Proteins encoded in a region of the Streptomyces sp. NBC_00513 genome:
- a CDS encoding PspC domain-containing protein, which produces MTEVHEAPPADSGAPAPPEHPPLRRGRRDKVLAGVCAGLGRYFDLDPVVFRIVLAVLAVTGGVGLIFYGFAWLLLPQDGDEESEAKKLLTGRVEGATLAALFAALVGCALFLTMVDNGGLGVFSILVILALGGASYWSRRRSGAAPEAETPPVSRAAPPPETQAPPAPGSPSWWRDPLVKDGTTGPVGSTGYLWGPADVDAPAGRAPKPAAPVSRAVGRGGIGGRVFVLALLGGAAATASVWEGSTLSHALTVGLAAALAVFGLGLAVSSVKGRTGFGTVLLSLMTAGLLAGASALPKEIGTDWRDVSWRPAAVADVRPSYEAGTGLATLDLSRLDVPKGTTLSVRASIDAGRLKVVVPREVTARSDMTVRWGDLRLPGEKGGQVRIKTGGEHRSQTLLPAAGTEAGGMIELHLEAGVGQVEVARAAS; this is translated from the coding sequence ATGACCGAAGTACACGAGGCCCCTCCGGCGGATTCCGGGGCCCCCGCCCCTCCCGAACACCCTCCCCTGCGCCGCGGCAGGCGCGACAAGGTGCTCGCCGGCGTGTGCGCGGGCCTCGGCCGGTACTTCGACCTGGACCCGGTGGTGTTCCGGATCGTGCTGGCCGTCCTCGCGGTCACCGGTGGTGTCGGCCTGATCTTCTACGGGTTCGCCTGGTTGCTGCTCCCCCAGGACGGCGACGAGGAGTCCGAGGCGAAGAAGCTGCTGACGGGCCGGGTGGAGGGGGCGACCCTCGCGGCGTTGTTCGCGGCGCTGGTGGGCTGCGCGCTGTTCCTGACGATGGTGGACAACGGCGGGCTCGGGGTGTTCTCGATCCTGGTGATCCTGGCGCTCGGCGGGGCCTCGTACTGGTCCCGGCGGCGGTCGGGGGCCGCGCCGGAGGCGGAGACCCCCCCTGTGTCTCGGGCGGCGCCGCCGCCCGAAACGCAGGCGCCGCCCGCGCCCGGCAGCCCCTCCTGGTGGCGGGACCCGCTGGTCAAGGACGGTACGACCGGTCCGGTGGGGTCCACCGGGTACCTGTGGGGTCCGGCGGACGTGGACGCCCCCGCGGGCCGGGCGCCGAAGCCCGCCGCGCCGGTTTCCCGGGCGGTCGGGCGCGGTGGCATCGGCGGGCGGGTGTTCGTGCTGGCGCTGCTCGGCGGGGCCGCCGCCACCGCCTCGGTGTGGGAGGGCAGCACGCTCTCGCACGCCCTCACGGTCGGGCTGGCCGCCGCGCTGGCCGTCTTCGGGCTGGGGCTGGCCGTCAGTTCGGTCAAGGGCCGCACCGGTTTCGGCACCGTCCTGCTGTCCCTGATGACGGCCGGGCTCCTGGCGGGGGCGAGCGCGTTGCCGAAGGAGATCGGCACGGACTGGCGGGACGTCTCGTGGCGGCCCGCCGCGGTGGCCGACGTACGGCCCTCGTACGAGGCGGGCACCGGCCTGGCGACCTTGGACCTGAGCCGGCTGGACGTGCCGAAGGGCACCACGCTGTCCGTCCGGGCGTCCATCGACGCGGGCCGGCTGAAGGTGGTCGTGCCCCGCGAGGTCACGGCGCGGTCGGACATGACGGTCCGGTGGGGCGACCTGCGGCTGCCCGGCGAGAAGGGCGGGCAGGTGCGCATCAAGACCGGCGGCGAGCACCGGTCGCAGACGTTGCTCCCCGCCGCCGGCACCGAGGCCGGCGGAATGATCGAGCTGCACCTCGAAGCGGGTGTGGGACAGGTGGAGGTGGCCCGTGCGGCGTCATGA
- a CDS encoding response regulator transcription factor — MTEDNANTGAPTGGAPDAGPGRVRVVLVDDHRMFRTGVQAEIGETARTGVEVVGEAADVDQAVTVITATRPEVVLLDVHLPGGGGVEVLRRCAPLMSAAENPVRFLALSVSDAAEDVIGVIRGGARGYVTKTITGADLVNSIFRVQEGDAVFSPRLAGFVLDAFASTDAPPVDEDLDRLTQREREVLRLIARGYAYKEIAKQLFISVKTVESHVSAVLRKLQLSNRHELTRWATARRLV; from the coding sequence ATGACCGAGGACAACGCGAACACCGGCGCGCCGACCGGGGGAGCCCCCGACGCCGGCCCGGGGAGGGTCCGGGTGGTGCTCGTCGACGACCACCGGATGTTCCGCACCGGCGTACAGGCCGAGATCGGCGAGACCGCGCGGACCGGCGTCGAGGTCGTCGGCGAGGCCGCGGACGTGGACCAAGCCGTCACCGTCATCACCGCCACCCGCCCCGAGGTGGTGCTCCTCGACGTGCACCTGCCCGGTGGCGGCGGGGTCGAGGTGCTGCGGCGCTGCGCCCCCCTGATGTCGGCCGCCGAGAACCCGGTGCGGTTCCTGGCGCTGTCGGTGTCGGACGCCGCCGAGGACGTCATCGGGGTCATCCGCGGCGGCGCGCGCGGCTACGTCACCAAGACCATCACCGGCGCCGACCTGGTGAACTCGATCTTCCGGGTGCAGGAGGGGGACGCGGTGTTCTCCCCCCGGCTCGCCGGTTTCGTGCTCGACGCCTTCGCCTCCACCGACGCACCGCCCGTGGACGAGGACCTCGACCGACTCACCCAGCGCGAGCGCGAGGTGCTGCGGCTGATCGCGCGCGGCTACGCGTACAAGGAGATCGCCAAGCAGCTCTTCATCTCGGTGAAGACCGTGGAATCCCACGTCTCGGCGGTGCTGCGCAAGCTCCAGCTCTCCAACCGGCACGAGCTGACCCGCTGGGCCACGGCCCGCCGCCTGGTGTGA
- a CDS encoding DoxX family membrane protein — protein MTRTDGVTRTDVPSGAAPGLRDLAARHALLPLRIFLGVTFVYAGLDKLTDSAFLSAGGDGSIGELMRGVRDTSAIPALVDLALKAPVGFAVTLAVGELLVGLGLLAGLLTRIAALGGALIALSLWLTVSWAVTPYYYGNDLIYLMACTPLILAGAPYLSLDSAIRSRRSRRTA, from the coding sequence GTGACCCGAACTGACGGCGTGACCCGAACTGACGTCCCTTCCGGTGCCGCCCCCGGACTGCGGGACCTCGCCGCCCGGCACGCCCTCCTCCCCCTGCGGATCTTCCTCGGCGTGACCTTCGTGTACGCGGGTCTGGACAAGCTGACCGACTCCGCGTTCCTCTCCGCCGGCGGCGACGGCTCCATCGGCGAACTCATGCGCGGGGTCCGCGACACCTCCGCGATCCCCGCCCTGGTGGACCTGGCGCTCAAGGCGCCCGTCGGCTTCGCCGTCACCCTGGCCGTCGGCGAGCTCCTGGTGGGCCTCGGGCTCCTGGCCGGACTGCTGACCCGGATCGCCGCCCTGGGCGGCGCGTTGATCGCGCTCAGCCTGTGGCTCACGGTCTCCTGGGCGGTCACCCCGTACTACTACGGCAACGACCTGATCTACCTGATGGCCTGTACCCCGCTGATCCTCGCCGGGGCGCCCTACCTGTCGTTGGACTCCGCGATCCGCTCGCGCCGATCCCGCCGCACCGCGTAG
- a CDS encoding ATP-binding protein, translating to MPAAAAPRIPHVQESPPGSEAPHRKLYRSADGRMLGGVARGLAGHLGLPVVWVRLAFLGLFMWGDGLGILLYAAFWVFVPLGIGGRTGHRSYFETLPDGGRRLRKPDKGQVTALIALCVGAGIFFSQLRVGGTNGRYIWPTLLVGAGVVLVWRQADNARRAHWSAAAGRHGRLLQAARALAGVALVCVGLTVFIVVRGSAAQLGNVLTATLAVLVGVALLAGPWLIRMTQDLSEERLMRIRAQERAEVAAHVHDSVLHTLTLIQRNAEDVGEVRRLARAQERELRNWLYKPEGTGKDEAEEPTTLADAVKRTAAEVEDHHGVPIEVVVVGDCPLDEKLSAQVQAAREAMVNAAKYGGEGGPVQVYAEVEGRTVFVSVRDRGPGFDIDAVPDDRMGVRESIIGRMQRNGGTARLRSAPDGGTEVELEMERAANAA from the coding sequence ATGCCCGCAGCCGCCGCCCCCCGCATCCCGCACGTACAGGAGTCCCCGCCGGGCTCCGAGGCACCGCACCGCAAGCTCTACCGCAGCGCCGACGGCCGGATGCTCGGCGGGGTCGCGCGCGGGCTCGCCGGGCACCTCGGGCTGCCCGTCGTCTGGGTCCGCCTCGCGTTCCTCGGCCTGTTCATGTGGGGGGACGGCCTCGGGATCCTGCTGTACGCCGCGTTCTGGGTCTTCGTACCGCTCGGCATCGGCGGCCGCACCGGACACCGCTCCTACTTCGAGACCCTCCCCGACGGCGGCCGGCGCCTGCGCAAACCCGACAAGGGGCAGGTCACCGCGCTGATCGCGCTGTGCGTGGGCGCCGGCATCTTCTTCTCCCAGCTCCGGGTCGGCGGCACCAACGGCCGCTACATCTGGCCCACGCTGCTCGTCGGCGCCGGCGTGGTGCTGGTCTGGCGACAGGCCGACAACGCCCGCCGCGCCCACTGGAGCGCCGCCGCCGGACGGCACGGCCGACTGCTCCAGGCGGCCAGGGCGCTCGCCGGGGTGGCCCTGGTCTGCGTGGGCCTGACCGTGTTCATCGTCGTACGGGGCTCCGCCGCGCAACTCGGCAACGTCCTCACCGCCACCCTCGCCGTCCTCGTCGGCGTCGCCCTGCTCGCCGGCCCCTGGCTGATCCGGATGACCCAGGACCTCTCCGAGGAACGCCTGATGCGCATCCGCGCCCAGGAACGCGCCGAGGTCGCCGCCCACGTCCACGACTCGGTACTGCACACCCTCACCCTGATCCAACGCAACGCCGAGGACGTCGGAGAGGTGCGCCGCCTCGCCCGCGCCCAGGAACGCGAACTGCGGAACTGGCTCTACAAGCCCGAGGGCACCGGCAAGGACGAGGCCGAGGAACCCACCACGCTGGCCGACGCCGTGAAGCGGACCGCCGCCGAGGTCGAGGACCACCACGGCGTCCCCATCGAGGTCGTCGTCGTCGGCGACTGCCCGCTCGACGAGAAGCTGTCCGCCCAGGTCCAGGCCGCACGCGAGGCGATGGTCAACGCCGCCAAGTACGGTGGCGAGGGCGGACCGGTACAGGTGTACGCGGAGGTCGAGGGCCGCACCGTGTTCGTGTCCGTACGGGACCGCGGCCCCGGATTCGACATCGACGCGGTACCGGACGACCGGATGGGCGTACGAGAATCGATCATCGGCCGGATGCAGCGCAACGGCGGGACCGCGCGGCTGCGGTCCGCGCCCGACGGCGGCACGGAAGTCGAGCTGGAGATGGAGAGGGCGGCGAACGCAGCATGA
- a CDS encoding esterase family protein, translated as MTSLTGTPIFVTAIALAVIAVLLPLLLWGKARGPAVVRVATRGLMVVFAQVTAIALVFVAVNREENFYASWGDLLGTGKYVTAAPDLGPDGLGGAKAAEVAREPKVRQEFRPVEGVGGGVRTTELDGKISGVKGDVMVWLPPQYDDPAHKDRKFPVVELIPGIPGTGKSWFQGLKAHEVLEPLMRNGTVRPFILVSPRAMLLGNGDTGCANIPGKVNADSWFSVDVRKMVVDNFRASDEARNWGVAGYSAGAYCAAKLAILHPDRYGAAVSLSGYNDPGQEPSSLVAKDPELRRTHNLKELLKARPAPPAVALWMSGAEHDGYLSGMDLKALAKNPTTVHAEKITGGHNLEAWSKQLPQTFGWLSRQVKTP; from the coding sequence GTGACGAGCCTGACCGGGACCCCCATCTTCGTGACGGCGATCGCCCTCGCGGTGATCGCCGTGCTGCTGCCCCTGCTGCTGTGGGGCAAGGCGCGCGGACCCGCCGTCGTGCGCGTCGCCACCCGCGGCCTGATGGTGGTCTTCGCGCAGGTCACCGCCATCGCGCTGGTGTTCGTCGCGGTCAACCGGGAGGAGAACTTCTACGCCTCCTGGGGCGACCTGCTCGGCACCGGGAAGTACGTCACGGCCGCCCCCGACCTCGGCCCGGACGGGCTCGGGGGAGCGAAGGCGGCCGAGGTGGCCCGCGAGCCCAAGGTCCGCCAGGAGTTCCGACCCGTCGAGGGCGTCGGCGGTGGCGTCCGCACGACCGAACTCGACGGGAAGATCTCCGGGGTCAAGGGCGACGTCATGGTGTGGCTGCCGCCGCAGTACGACGATCCCGCCCACAAGGACCGGAAGTTCCCCGTCGTCGAACTGATCCCCGGCATCCCGGGCACGGGCAAGTCCTGGTTCCAGGGCCTCAAGGCGCACGAGGTGCTGGAACCGCTGATGAGGAACGGCACGGTGCGGCCGTTCATCCTGGTCTCGCCCCGCGCCATGCTGCTCGGCAACGGCGACACCGGCTGCGCCAACATCCCCGGCAAGGTCAACGCCGACAGCTGGTTCAGCGTCGACGTCCGCAAGATGGTCGTCGACAACTTCCGGGCCTCGGACGAGGCCCGGAACTGGGGCGTGGCCGGCTACTCGGCCGGCGCGTACTGCGCCGCCAAGCTGGCGATCCTGCACCCCGACCGCTACGGCGCGGCCGTCTCCCTGTCCGGCTACAACGACCCGGGCCAGGAGCCCAGCTCGCTGGTGGCCAAGGACCCCGAGCTGCGCCGCACCCACAACCTGAAGGAACTGCTCAAGGCCCGGCCCGCGCCGCCGGCGGTCGCGCTGTGGATGTCGGGCGCCGAGCACGACGGCTACCTGTCCGGGATGGACCTCAAGGCCCTCGCGAAGAACCCGACGACGGTGCACGCGGAGAAGATCACCGGCGGCCACAACCTGGAAGCCTGGTCCAAGCAGCTGCCGCAGACCTTCGGCTGGCTCAGCCGGCAGGTCAAGACGCCGTAG